Below is a window of Ischnura elegans chromosome 1, ioIscEleg1.1, whole genome shotgun sequence DNA.
aaggtggagggaggggaCGTGATTTACATAGAGGCCAACAGTGGAGCCGTGAAGCGGCAGGGGCGCAGCGACACGTTTGCCACCGAATTTGACCTTGAAGTGAGTGACCCTCTCGTTGCTAACGTCGCTTTGTATGCGCATTATTTTTACATGCCTCTTACTTTGCCTATTACACCCTTCGCTTAGCAAGATGGCTCACGGTGGACTGAAATACAAAACAACTGGCCCAAACCTCAAcaatgagtttttctttttataagaAGTTGAAACGTTAACATTCTCAAGTAATTCGTGCATGAcacaatgcattcattttttccctGATCTATTGGGAAGGAGGGAGTTGTGTAAGagtgttgttttgttgttgtgttTCAGGCGGAGGAGTATGTTCCGCTGCCCAAGGGTGATGTGCACAAGAAGAAGGAGGTGATTCAGGATGTGACTCTGCATGACTTGGACGTGGCAAACGCAAGGCCGCAAGGTGGCCAGGATGTGCTCTCACTCATGGGGCAGCTCATGAAGCCCAAGAAGACGGAGATCACGGGTGAGTCAGTCCTCTATAGATCACTGCTCTACTGCACCTCTCATTGTAAGCGATTTGCAGTCTATCTTCTCTCCAGATACATACGTTCATCCCAGTTGCAGTTTATTCCATTCCAttgtgcatttttttttcatttacttctaAGGAGTGGGAGGCGACTTTGGCTGACTGTTGTTTTGCGTTGAGTGCAGCGCACTCTGCCAGTGGTTTGACTGTCGAGGTTGTTGCGACCAACTACTTCCTGCATTTCTACCCCTTCGATATCCACCGATCAGCTTACCTTCTCATCTTGATCTTTTTGTGGCTCTTGTTAACTGCTCGTCCATATGCTTGTCTTTCCTCATGTATCTGTTAGAAAAAGTATTGAATTTGAGTTGAGTGTACTTGGAGAGGCAAGCTTTTAGTCCTTGAATCATTGAAGGTATCAGCCATTAGAAACAGAGAAAGCTGTAACGGTTTTTTCTCATGTACCACACacacatatttttcctttttgaatgaaACGCAAAATTTGCGGTGCATTCACTCATTTTCAGTTCTTCAAATCTGTGTCAAGCTTCCATGTTTTAGGCAATCGCCTCATTTACTGGAGAAAATTAGAGCTTTCTCCCCATCTGAGCAATGATACATAACTGTCATGACATCATTTAAAtttactgcaaaaaaatagtctcctaaaatttaattataaaaattttcatgttctctcttttatgttaaaaaatacgTCTTTGAAATTTGACGTATCTACGATTACTGTGAGTCCATTGTAAATTCAACACACATTCTCAAAACGTTGACTCTCATTGGTTGTTGGCTCCTGGTAGAGGTAATCTCCTTATCCTGAGAGATATGTATTTGGTCCCTGTATTCTCTAGCAGTTATGCAAATGTTACCACTCTCCACCACTAGGGGGTGAATGTGATTCAGGATTTGGTTCCAGGGCCAAAGAGCATATCCTGATCCCTCCAGTACTTTTGGAGAGGCCAGAAAAGCAAGGGAGCTGAAATATTTTGTGGTAGACAAAaaatgatttgataaaaaattcccctgaCTGATTTTCCATACATTACTCATATAAAAATGACATGAACTCTGACTTTTCCATGCACACCTCTGGTCAACACACTCCTATGCCAAATATTCTCAAACCTTCATTATTAtgccatggaaaattttgaatggaaGTTATAAATATGGTAATTAAAAGCGGAGTGAAATGCAAACAAGAAACTACTGGTAACATTATTTCATTAGCTCATAATGTAAAATATCTCAAATAGCACCctatttaatgcaaaatttaatgtTGACCTCTGCTTATGTATGATCAAGGCAGGATGAGTAAGTTGTGAATTGGTATCACTTTGTCAAAAAGATGTTCATTAATTGTTACTCTTTTTGTAATTTCACTCAAGGTAATGTGCTGCTTCTTGGAGGAAGAGTTCtagggtttccagccgggtgcaAGGGTTTTTCTgcgccgacgtttcgaaggctaagtctgccatcgtcttcagggtgaattcatttaccctgaagacgatgggtgaATTCACAAGTCATTCACCCTgtaaacccgagaactcttcctccagtctattcgccgggaaaacctcataTCTTTCAGTGCTGCTTCTTTCTTCTTTCGGGAAGAGTGCTCCTGGCAGCCACAAATCATCATTGCTAAACTTGCTTTCTTTCATTCCAATATATGTATTCCCTGCTCACAGGGTGGTCTAGAAAGATGTCCATCCATGTTTAGAAAGAAATCTGCCTCCTGTCATCTCATGGTAGTGGGCAATCACATTGTCATGCATGGATCAATGAAGATGTTCTGGCCTCTGAGAAACTGTCAAAGGCATTCAACATTgtatatatttcacatttttatcctAAGCACGGACTATACTTACCACCATGATCATTGTTTTACTTACAGACAAACtacgcaaagaaataaacaaagtGGTGAACAAGTACATAGATCAAGGGATAGCCGAGTTGATTCCTGGCGTGTTGTTCATAGATGAGGTGCACATGCTGGATATTGAGTGCTTCACGTACTTGCACCGAGCCCTTGAGAGTGCCATTGCTCCGATCGTCATCTTTGCCACAAACAGAGGGCGCTGCGTCATCAGGTAGGACCATCCACCACAGCTATGGGTTGCAAGTGACCCCGAACAATTTGCAAGTGCTGTGTCTATCAGAACATACTAGAAATTGTCCCTCCTGGGGCAGTGGGATTTGGTAACTGAAAAATCAACATTGTTTGATTCCTGTGGACAGAGCATTTAATCCTAGGGCGATTAATGTCACACATATAATCTTTAGTTTTTAGTCCCTTTTCAAGTAGAAGCAATTGCTTTTTTTTACCTGGAATCTTGCGTATCTTGTACTTCCATTAAAAGATATTGTATAAAATTCTCATTATTGTATAAAATTATGGAGGTAGCAgtcatttttcatcatgaaatgtgtgtgctatatattttttgcacaaatatGTATATTTGCTCAATTTTCAGAATGTGTCATTGAGCCATGTATATCCCAAGAATCACCTTGCATAGTTTATACGGCAACTCTCTTCCTCTTTTGCACTACGTACAAACACTGTTAAGGCTATATGAATGCAAAGGAAATCagtgtatatatttattaatggtATTGAAACAAATAATGCCAATGATTCCTCATTATAAATGTCTTCTCTCTGCAACTCTCCTCAATATACACGTGTgaaatgaaattgattgcttAACATCAATGCTTAAATGTATTTTTGTGTACCAAGCACAAAGGAAGTGATTGCTTAGGGTCTTTCCTTTGTGCGTGCATAGCAGTCTCATGGACTGTTCTTTTGTGTCTCAGGGGCACGGAGGATGTCATCTCGCCACACGGAGTGCCCCTTGACCTGTTGGACCGCCTGCTCATCATCCGCACGCTGCCTTACTCACGCCCGGAGATGGAGCAGATCCTGAGGCTGAGGGCAGCCACTGAGGGACTCAGCGTGGACGACGACGCCTTCTCCCTCCTTGGCGACATCGGATCCCGCACCACTCTCAGGTTGACTCTCTCTCTTCATTACGACTATCCTCTTCTTATCCAAGTGGTCGGAAGTGGTGGAGTTTTAATCGCTTAACTCTCTTCACCCTTGGCTGGCAGAGTATTCGAGCTATAAGCTTGGCCTTGTAATTCATTGCAGTATTTTGTCCTCTGCCCTGGGTGTTATAGACGAGTGTCTCTACTAATATAGGAATGACCAGGAAGGAATCCATGAGAAGTTATAAAGACTGTTTAGGATTAGGACTCGCTCATATTCAGAAAAGAGATCTGGGAGTCAAGAGATAGGTTGATAGTGTGAGACTAAACTTTTTGGGCTGGATTTATTTATGGGGGCTATAATACTAGGTTTCCATGGTTGTGGGAAAGTACCTAGTGAAAGCAGTGACTGAAAAATAGAGTGAAATTTATTGAGACACATCTCCTCACAAACATGTGTGGGGTTTGGAGGGTTGAAGGGGAATTTTGAGCTGGATATTATATGATGAGGGTGGCAGTGATCTTGAGCAGAATGGACATTTAGAGAAAATAGAGACTCTCTATGTTTCTCAAGCTTCTAGTTGGGTGAAAAACTCCATTGTCGCCAAAACATTTGGAAGTCTGATGCAGGGATCAAACAACTTACATGTGATTACCTATGGGTCAAGCCGGATGTGTTTGGCGGATGCAACTAATTATTGGGTTCCATGATTGGCTGAGGTAGAGATGGAAGCTCATCCTTTTCCCTccaacagaattatttaaacataATGAAGCATAAAACAAACATACAAGCCATGGGAAGTCCTCGCATGCTTTCAAAGACGTGTGGTTTATCATGTTATTTTGCTATGTGCTCcaaatatttctgttttcatttgaTTGCATGGCAAATGATCTAATACATAGGTACtatcttaatttcctttttcACAGGTACACGGTTCAGATTCTGACGCCTGCTGCGCTCACAGCCCGAGTCAATGGCAGGACCACCATCACCAAGGAGGACATCGAAGAAGTGGCCAAACTATTTCTTGACTGTAAAGCCTCGGCTAAAATCTTGTCCCAGCACAGTGATAAGTATATGAAGTGAACAATGTGTATGAGTGATAGTGTGTATgcataataaataaacttttcctTGCCTCTCAACATTTTGACGTGATTGCTTTGAAGAGGGACCTTCTGCTCTTGTGGTTGGAGTTGTGCAGAGAACTGAT
It encodes the following:
- the LOC124172888 gene encoding ruvB-like helicase 1 translates to MKIEEVKSTAKTQRISAHTHIKGLGLDENGAPIKIAAGLVGQANAREAAGIVVDLIKSKKMAGRAVLLAGPPGTGKTAIALAIAQELGSKVPFCPMVGSEVYSSEIKKTEVLMENFRRAIGLRIKETKEVFEGEVTELTPVETENPMGGYGKTVSHVIIGLKTAKGTKQLKLDPSIYEALQKEKVEGGDVIYIEANSGAVKRQGRSDTFATEFDLEAEEYVPLPKGDVHKKKEVIQDVTLHDLDVANARPQGGQDVLSLMGQLMKPKKTEITDKLRKEINKVVNKYIDQGIAELIPGVLFIDEVHMLDIECFTYLHRALESAIAPIVIFATNRGRCVIRGTEDVISPHGVPLDLLDRLLIIRTLPYSRPEMEQILRLRAATEGLSVDDDAFSLLGDIGSRTTLRYTVQILTPAALTARVNGRTTITKEDIEEVAKLFLDCKASAKILSQHSDKYMK